The Neoarius graeffei isolate fNeoGra1 chromosome 10, fNeoGra1.pri, whole genome shotgun sequence genome has a segment encoding these proteins:
- the pptc7a gene encoding protein phosphatase PTC7 homolog isoform X2, which translates to MRSTARLIGVADGVGGWRDYGVDPSLFSGTLMRTCERLVKEGHFVPSNPVGILTTSYYELLQNKVPLLGSSTACIVMLDRQSHRLHTANLGDSGFLVVRGGEVVHRSDEQQHYFNTPFQLSIAPPEAEGSVLSDSPEAADSTSFDVQLGDIILTATDGLFDNMPDYMILQELRKIKNTNYESIQQTAKSIAEQAHVLAYDPNYMSPFAQFACDNGLNVRGGKPDDITVLLSIVAEYTN; encoded by the exons ATGAGGAGCACAGCACGTCTGATTG GTGTAGCTGATGGAGTTGGTGGTTGGCGGGATTATGGAGTAGATCCTTCTCTGTTTTCTGGAACTCTCATGAGGACATGTGAGAGATTGGTCAAGGAAGGCCACTTTGTGCCTAGTAACCCTGTGGGAATCCTCACTACCAGTTATTACGAGCTCCTTCAGAACAAAGTTCCTCTATTAG GAAGCAGCACAGCTTGTATAGTGATGCTGGACAGACAAAGTCACCGGCTTCACACAGCAAACTTGGGAGATTCGGGCTTTCTGGTTGTTCGAGGAGGGGAGGTAGTGCACAGGTCTGATGAACAGCAACACTATTTCAACACACCCTTCCAGCTTTCAATTGCCCCTCCGGAGGCAGAGGGCTCTGTTCTTAGTGACAg TCCAGAAGCTGCAGACAGCACATCCTTCGATGTCCAGCTAGGAGACATCATCCTCACAGCTACAGATGGGCTCTTTGACAACATGCCAGACTATATGATCTTGCAAGAACTCAGAAAAATCAAG AACACCAATTATGAGAGCATCCAGCAGACAGCCAAGAGCATTGCAGAACAGGCCCATGTTTTGGCATATGACCCCAATTATATGTCACCTTTTGCACAGTTTGCTTGTGACAATGGACTGAATGTAAGAG
- the pptc7a gene encoding protein phosphatase PTC7 homolog isoform X1, whose translation MLSVLSCGRLLARAVIGGLSQTDSRDYRLVSASFGYGKDFRKGILKKCMCYGDDAWFIARHRSADVLGVADGVGGWRDYGVDPSLFSGTLMRTCERLVKEGHFVPSNPVGILTTSYYELLQNKVPLLGSSTACIVMLDRQSHRLHTANLGDSGFLVVRGGEVVHRSDEQQHYFNTPFQLSIAPPEAEGSVLSDSPEAADSTSFDVQLGDIILTATDGLFDNMPDYMILQELRKIKNTNYESIQQTAKSIAEQAHVLAYDPNYMSPFAQFACDNGLNVRGGKPDDITVLLSIVAEYTN comes from the exons ATGTTGTCCGTGCTCTCCTGTGGTAGACTGCTAGCCCGGGCTGTCATCGGCGGCCTTTCCCAAACAGACAGCCGCGATTACAGACTCGTATCAGCTAGCTTTGGATATGGGAAAGATTTCCGAAAGGGTATTTTAAAGAAATGCATGTGCTATGGTGATGACGCCTGGTTTATTGCACGACACAGATCCGCTGATGTTCTAG GTGTAGCTGATGGAGTTGGTGGTTGGCGGGATTATGGAGTAGATCCTTCTCTGTTTTCTGGAACTCTCATGAGGACATGTGAGAGATTGGTCAAGGAAGGCCACTTTGTGCCTAGTAACCCTGTGGGAATCCTCACTACCAGTTATTACGAGCTCCTTCAGAACAAAGTTCCTCTATTAG GAAGCAGCACAGCTTGTATAGTGATGCTGGACAGACAAAGTCACCGGCTTCACACAGCAAACTTGGGAGATTCGGGCTTTCTGGTTGTTCGAGGAGGGGAGGTAGTGCACAGGTCTGATGAACAGCAACACTATTTCAACACACCCTTCCAGCTTTCAATTGCCCCTCCGGAGGCAGAGGGCTCTGTTCTTAGTGACAg TCCAGAAGCTGCAGACAGCACATCCTTCGATGTCCAGCTAGGAGACATCATCCTCACAGCTACAGATGGGCTCTTTGACAACATGCCAGACTATATGATCTTGCAAGAACTCAGAAAAATCAAG AACACCAATTATGAGAGCATCCAGCAGACAGCCAAGAGCATTGCAGAACAGGCCCATGTTTTGGCATATGACCCCAATTATATGTCACCTTTTGCACAGTTTGCTTGTGACAATGGACTGAATGTAAGAG